A region from the Rhinoderma darwinii isolate aRhiDar2 chromosome 2, aRhiDar2.hap1, whole genome shotgun sequence genome encodes:
- the CYB561D1 gene encoding putative transmembrane reductase CYB561D1 isoform X2 has translation MGLNPRGLFSWHPVFMAVAYCLCMTEAVLLLSPETSPFCPLSRKSKTRLHWLIQLCVPIFAGVGIAFIICSKNRSEQSHLTSWHSMLGVLTLITTCCQAICGLALLFPRLARITAVSRLKLYHATFGLLVYLLSTSTVLLGMCSDWFQAQIKGPVWYICIALPLYPALVIMNQVLDIYLPKKKGQM, from the coding sequence tATTGCTTATGTATGACAGAAGCTGTATTGCTGTTGTCTCCTGAAACCTCACCATTCTGCCCGCTTTCCCGCAAGTCCAAGACTCGTCTGCACTGGCTTATACAACTCTGCGTGCCAATTTTTGCTGGAGTAGGTATAGCGTTTATTATATGCAGCAAAAACCGCAGTGAGCAATCCCATCTAACCTCCTGGCACAGCATGCTAGGGGTGCTCACCTTAATAACTACATGCTGCCAGGCTATTTGTGGCCTTGCACTTCTTTTCCCGCGTTTGGCCCGAATCACTGCAGTATCGCGACTCAAACTGTATCATGCCACTTTTGGTCTTTTAGTATACCTTCTTTCTACGTCCACTGTTCTCTTAGGCATGTGTTCTGACTGGTTTCAAGCGCAGATAAAGGGACCAGTATGGTATATTTGCATTGCTTTACCCCTCTATCCTGCACTGGTAATTATGAATCAAGTACTGGACATATATCTACCAAAGAAGAAGGGTCAAATGTGA